GGGCCGGTCAGTGTGGTCGGTGACTTCAACGACTGGCAGCCTGGCGTCCACACCCTGCAGCCGCGCGAGGACGGAAAGCGGGCCGTCACGGTCGCACTGCCCAGAGAAGGCGCCCACACCTTCCGCTACCTGGCCGCCGGCGACTACTGGTTCAACGACGAAGCCGTCGGCGACCAGGACGGCCCCAACAGCCGGCTACGCACCTGAATGGACCAAAACCGCGTCACCTTCGGTCATCCCGGACGTTGTTAGCCGCGAGCGGCCGGTTCCAGTGCCTGGGGACGGTATACGTGTGACGGCCCTGCCGCTTCCATCAGCGGCAGGGCCGATCAACAGACGAAGACGGGCGGGCCGCAGGCCGATCCAGCTGTCCGAAAAACCTGCCGAGCCGCCGCTGTCGACGACGTCCACGCGGCCCGAAGACCTCGGCGCCGTCCGCTTCGCTCGCGCGGCAACTTTTTCCCTTGCAGGTCTTGGCGCAGGTCTGCTTCTCGTCTTCTTCCAGGGCTTCGCGGGTTTCCAGCCCCGTGGAGATGCACGTTTTCGCATAGGCACGTGGCGGCCAGTGCGTACTCAATGCCGCGGCGACTCGCGCGCCGCCCACCCACGCAGCGGGGCGGCCCTGCGACCAGCGCGGCAGCGGAGAGGGCTGCGGGCCGTACGACCTCAGTCTCAGTGGCGCGGCCAGCCACTTCGAACAGGACGATCACGTATGCGCGTACTCGCCCCATCTCGTGACATCGGAGCGGTATTCCGTCGTACGTAGGTGACACCGGTTTCCCCGCACACCGTCCCTCCGGGCTGGCACGTCAGGGCTCTGCGGATCCCTCCTCAGGCATCTCGTCATGGCATGCCGACGTCCTCATCGGCCCCGGATCATGGCTGCTGAGCGACCGTTGTTCAATGGCCCGTCGTCGCCAGCTCTTGGTTGCCGAAACGTATTCCACGAGGCCCTGGGCTTCGAAGGCCTGCAGCCATCCCTCCATCGGCCATGCCCTCCAGCGCCGCTGGTAGATGGCGCCGTTGCGGAGGATGTCGTCGATGTGCTGGACGGGGGGAATTTGTGTGGGGTGGTGCTGGTGATAGGCGGGTGCGCCGCCCACCCACCACAGGTCTACCCCCTGCCGTGCTGCGGTGGAGGCATAGTCGGTGTCTTCGCCGCCGTATCCGGTGTAGTCCTCGCAGAACCCGCCGATGTGCTTCCAGGTATTGGCGGTGAGTGCGAACGACAGTGACCAGAACAGTCGGGGGTCTCCTCCGCGGACGATCTGTCCGTCCGCGGGGGCGGGGCGTGCCGGATGTGGCGGGGCCAGGCCGGCCAGTTCGTCGAGGTGGTAGCCGTGGGCGGGTGGCGGCGGGAGGTAGGCGACGGTGCCGCAGAGCAGGACGCGGTCCTGGGCGGCACGGGTGTACCCCTCGAGGAGGGTGGGGCCCGGGACGCAGTC
Above is a window of Streptomyces sp. NBC_01426 DNA encoding:
- a CDS encoding glycosyltransferase family 2 protein → MRTAVITLAAGRHSHLRLQQDGLAHGRRAPDHYVVVSMADPTIQDLLANRRPAADVISLPLADGRLPLAAARNAGAARALAAGADLLIFLDVDCVPGPTLLEGYTRAAQDRVLLCGTVAYLPPPPAHGYHLDELAGLAPPHPARPAPADGQIVRGGDPRLFWSLSFALTANTWKHIGGFCEDYTGYGGEDTDYASTAARQGVDLWWVGGAPAYHQHHPTQIPPVQHIDDILRNGAIYQRRWRAWPMEGWLQAFEAQGLVEYVSATKSWRRRAIEQRSLSSHDPGPMRTSACHDEMPEEGSAEP
- a CDS encoding isoamylase early set domain-containing protein encodes the protein MLEHTPHEDRTEVTFVLPADMPPGPVSVVGDFNDWQPGVHTLQPREDGKRAVTVALPREGAHTFRYLAAGDYWFNDEAVGDQDGPNSRLRT